AACAACCAAAAAAGCTGAATTCGGCGTTTAAATGTATGGTTAATGAAAAGCTGATATTGTCAAATTGACTACCCTTATGGTAATTTAATGTATAACATGCAGGCTGGCATTTTATAGGCGGGAAGAGGGGAACGCATCAATGTTTTTGCATGGTACCGGTATAGTCAATAATCAAGGTCATTTGGAAATTGGCGGTGTGGATACAACGGAACTTGTAGAGAGATTCGGAACACCTCTATATGTGGTGGATGAAACTTTGGTTCGGCAGCGCTGCCAAGAATTTGTAAGTGCGTTCCGTGATTCCGGCTTAAAATTCCAGGTAGCTTATGCGAGCAAAGCTTTTTGCGTGAAAGCAATGTGCCGTGTGGCTGTTGAAGAGGGAATGTCTCTGGATGTAGTATCAGACGGGGAACTGATGACAGCTCTCGAATCGGGGTTTCCACCCGAGCGCATTCACTTTCACGGAAACAATAAAACTCCACAGGAAATTGAAATGGCCCTGCGGGCAGGAATTGGCTGTTTCGTAGTCGATAATTTTGTGGAAATGCAGCTTCTTCATTCCATGGCTGCAGAACAAGGTCTTCGTGTGAACGTTCTACTGCGGATAACCCCAGGGGTAGAAGCTCACACACATGAATATATTTCTACAGGGCAGACGGATTCCAAGTTTGGGTTCGATCTTGAAAATGGTTCCGCCTTTCAGGCTGTTCAGGAAGCATCCCGATTGGAATCATTTCATCTTTTGGGCATACATTCCCACATCGGTTCACAAATTTTTGAAGTGGAAGGGTTTCAAATAGCGGTTGAGAAAGTAGCTGCCTTTGCTGTACAGGTTAGAGATGAAATGGGAATATCTTTTCAGGTCATAAATCTGGGAGGAGGATTTGGCATCCGCTATACAGCAGAGGATACACCTCTGCCGGTTTCACAATATGTACAAGCTATTACAAACAGCATTAAAACCTGTTTTGCCAGCTACAAATACCCGATTCCGGAAATTTGGGTGGAGCCGGGACGCAGCATTGTCGGGGATGCCGGAACTACCCTTTATACGGTCGGAACTATCAAGGATATTCCGGGAGTACGTAAATACGTTTCGGTAGATGGGGGTATGACAGA
This Paenibacillus larvae subsp. larvae DNA region includes the following protein-coding sequences:
- the lysA gene encoding diaminopimelate decarboxylase, yielding MFLHGTGIVNNQGHLEIGGVDTTELVERFGTPLYVVDETLVRQRCQEFVSAFRDSGLKFQVAYASKAFCVKAMCRVAVEEGMSLDVVSDGELMTALESGFPPERIHFHGNNKTPQEIEMALRAGIGCFVVDNFVEMQLLHSMAAEQGLRVNVLLRITPGVEAHTHEYISTGQTDSKFGFDLENGSAFQAVQEASRLESFHLLGIHSHIGSQIFEVEGFQIAVEKVAAFAVQVRDEMGISFQVINLGGGFGIRYTAEDTPLPVSQYVQAITNSIKTCFASYKYPIPEIWVEPGRSIVGDAGTTLYTVGTIKDIPGVRKYVSVDGGMTDNPRPALYQSVYEAILANRAKEEAAEVISVAGKCCESGDMLIWDVKLPKVQTGDILAVFCTGAYNYSMASNYNRIRRPAVVFVQNGQADIVVKRESFEYLLGNDVIPKRLRPVVPLVAK